One window of the Cryptomeria japonica chromosome 7, Sugi_1.0, whole genome shotgun sequence genome contains the following:
- the LOC131030082 gene encoding uncharacterized protein LOC131030082, whose product MEKHMHRSPPRPQQQQKEWADCRKRKPFVEDDRRISIVSKKMRLFKDTEYFTNNNASSNYTSYQGQGSARTSQSPQAGFDPLAIASNGHKIPPPCLPPPGAKAVNRRLACFLAREYLQRGTLMGKPWPPQDSNTTPRENATAQLKKNLRGDEAAREQEALYSTLTSNFLCSDDIHIPGIFNPSQMAAWFGLK is encoded by the coding sequence ATGGAAAAACACATGCACCGGTCCCCACCACGGCCGCAACAGCAGCAGAAGGAATGGGCGGATTGCAGAAAACGAAAGCCCTTTGTCGAAGACGACAGGCGAATCAGCATAGTTTCCAAGAAGATGAGGCTATTCAAGgacacagagtattttacaaataataacGCCAGCTCAAACTACACCTCTTACCAGGGCCAGGGATCTGCCAGGACAAGCCAATCGCCACAAGCGGGGTTCGATCCCCTGGCAATCGCCTCGAACGGACATAAAATCCCCCCACCCTGTTTGCCTCCACCGGGAGCCAAAGCGGTTAACCGGCGGCTGGCTTGTTTTCTTGCCAGGGAATACCTCCAGCGCGGGACATTGATGGGGAAACCATGGCCGCCACAGGATTCGAACACGACACCTCGGGAAAACGCCACCGCTCAGCTAAAGAAGAACCTCCGAGGAGACGAAGCTGCCAGAGAACAGGAAGCGCTCTACTCTACTCTCACCTCCAACTTTCTCTGCTCAGATGATATTCACATTCCCGGCATTTTTAATCCTTCACAGATGGCCGCTTGGTTCGGATTGAAATGA
- the LOC131030081 gene encoding uncharacterized protein LOC131030081 gives MDKYMHRSPLRPQQQQKEWADCRRRKPFVEDDRRTSIMSKKMRLLKDAEYFMSNNVSSNYSSFQGHGSARTSQSPPAGFDPLPIASNGHKIPPPCLPPSGAKAVNRRLACFLAREYLHRGTLLGKPWPPQDSNTTPRENATAQPKKKLRGDEAAREQEALYSTLTTDFLRSDDIHIPGIFNPTQMAAWFGFK, from the coding sequence ATGGATAAATACATGCACCGGTCTCCGCTTCGACCGCAACAGCAGCAAAAGGAATGGGCAGATTGCAGAAGACGAAAACCCTTTGTGGAAGATGACAGGCGAACCAGCATAATGTCCAAGAAGATGAGGCTGCTCAAGGACGCTGAGTATTTTATGAGTAATAACGTCAGCTCAAACTACAGCTCTTTTCAGGGCCACGGATCTGCCAGGACAAGCCAATCGCCACCGGCAGGGTTCGATCCCCTGCCAATCGCCTCCAATGGACATAAAATACCCCCACCCTGTTTGCCGCCCTCGGGAGCCAAAGCGGTTAACAGGCGGCTGGCTTGTTTTCTTGCCAGGGAATACCTCCACCGCGGAACATTGCTGGGGAAACCATGGCCCCCACAGGATTCGAACACGACACCTCGGGAAAACGCCACCGCTCAGCCAAAGAAGAAGCTCCGGGGAGATGAAGCTGCCAGAGAACAGGAAGCGCTGTACTCTACTCTCACCACCGATTTCCTCCGCTCAGATGATATTCACATTCCCGGCATTTTTAATCCTACACAGATGGCCGCTTGGTTCGGATTCAAATGA